Below is a window of Mycobacterium dioxanotrophicus DNA.
CCGCGAGGCGATCCACTCGGTGTTCCTGTTCCATGCCATCAAGGCCGGCCTGGACATGGGCATCGTCAACGCCGGCGCGCTGGTGCCCTACGACTCGATCGACCCCGAGCTGCGGGACCGTATCGAAGATGTCGTGTTGAACCGTCGCGAAGATGCGGCCGAGCGGCTGCTGGAGATCGCCGAACGGTTCAACAGCAAGGGCAAGTCGGAGGATCCGCAGGCGGCCGAGTGGCGCGGTCTGCCGGTCCGCGAGCGGATCACGCACGCCCTCGTCAAGGGCATCGACGCCCACGTCGACGAGGACACCGAGGAACTGCGGGCCGAGATCGCTGCCGCGGGCGGACGGCCGATCGAAGTGATCGAGGGCCCGCTGATGGACGGGATGAACGTCGTCGGCGACCTCTTCGGCTCGGGCAAGATGTTCCTGCCCCAGGTGGTGAAGTCGGCTCGGGTGATGAAGAAGGCCGTGGCCTACCTGTTGCCGTACATCGAAGCCGAGAAGCAGCCCGGCGACGCCGAGAACACGAACGGCACGATCGTGATGGCGACCGTGAAGGGCGACGTCCACGACATCGGCAAGAACATCGTCGGAGTCGTGCTGCAGTGCAACAACTACACCGTGATCGACCTCGGTGTGATGGTGCCCGCGCAGAAGATCCTCGACACGGCCAAGGAACACAACGCCGACATCATCGGCCTGTCCGGCCTGATCACCCCGTCCCTGGACGAGATGGTGAACTTCGCCGTCGAGATGGAACGCGAGGGGATGGAGATCCCACTGCTGATCGGGGGCGCGACCACGTCCCGCGCGCACACGGCCGTGAAAATCGCGCCGCGTCGCAGCGGTCCGGTGGTCTGGGTCAAGGACGCCTCCCGCTCGGTGCCCGTGGCCGCCGCACTCCTCGACGACAAACAGCGACCGGCCCTGTTGGAGGCCACCGAGAAGGACTACGCGTCGCTGCGCGAACGGCACGCCCAGAAGCATGAGCGGCCGATGCTGACGCTCGAGAAGGCCCGCGCCAACCGGACGCCGATCGAATGGGGCGGGTACACGCCACCGGTGCCTGCCATAGGGACGGGAGTGCGAGATTTCCTCGACTACGACCTCGCCGAGCTGCGGGAGTACATCGACTGGCAGCCGTTCTTCAACGCCTGGGAGATGAAGGGCAAGTTTCCCGACATTCTCAACAACCCGGCCACGGGGGAGACCGCCCGCAAGCTGTACGACGACGCCCAGGAGATGCTCGACACCCTGATCAAGGAGAAGTGGCTGACCGCCAACGGGGTGATCGGGTTCTTCCCGGCGAACGCCGTCGGCGACGACATCGAGGTGTACACCGACGAGACCCGTTCCGAGGTACTCACCACGCTGCACAACCTGCGCCAGCAGGGCGAGCACCGCGAAGGTATCCCGAACCGGTCGCTGGGTGATTTCATCGCCCCCAAAGAAACGGGCCTCCGGGATTACGTCGGCGCCTTCGCCGTCACCGCCGGGCTCGGCAGCCAGGACAAGATCATGGAGTTCAAGGCCGCGCTCGACGACTACAGCGCGATTCTGCTGGAGTCGCTCGCCGACCGGCTGGCCGAGGCGTTCGCCGAACGCATGCACGAGCGCGTCCGCAAGGAGTTCTGGGGCTACCAGCCCGACGAGCAGCTCGACAACGACGCACTCATCGGCGAGAAGTACGTGGGAATCCGCCCCGCCCCCGGCTACCCGGCCTGCCCGGAGCACACCGAGAAGGAAACGCTCTGGAAATTGATGGACGTCCACGCGCGCACCGGCATCGAGCTGACCGAGTCGATGGCGATGTGGCCCGGAGCCGCCGTCAGTGGCTGGTACTTCTCGCACCCGCAGTCGCAGTACTTCGTGGTCGGCAGGTTGGCCCAGGATCAGGTCGCCGACTACGCCAAGCGCAAGGGCTGGACGTTGCCGGAGGCCGAGCGCTGGCTGTCCTCCAACCTCGGCTACAACCCGGAGGACTGAGCTCGACCTTCGTCGGCGGCCGGTGGGCGGAGAAATGCCCACGGCTGTAAGGCTTTCGGGGAGGCCGTGCTCGACACCACCGAAACTTCGGTGGTGCGAGCCGGTTTGGCGGCCGGTCGCGCGATGTGACTGGCAGGTGGCCGCTGTGCGAGAATCGCCGGGTGAAAGCGGTGCTGTGGGATATGGACGGCACCCTGGTCGACTCCGAAAAACTCTGGGACGTCTCGATGCACGCGCTCTATGCGCGGATGGGTGCGGTGCTCACTCCCGAGGTGAGGGAGTCGACGCTGGGTGGCTCGGCAGAGACGGTGATGCAGATCGTCTACAAAGACGTGGGGCTCGACCCCGACCCGGCCGCGATGGCCGAGTCGGCGGACTGGCTGCACGATTACACGGGTGATCTGTTCGAGCAGGGCCTGCCGTGGCGCCCCGGCGCCCAGGAACTGCTCGACGCCCTGCTCACCGCGGGCATTCCGATGGCGCTGGTGACCAACACCCGGCGCGATCTCGCCGAGCGGGCCCTGAAAAGCATTGGCAACCACTACTTTTCGGTGACCGTATGCGGTGACGAGGTGCCAACCGGCAAGCCGTCACCCGACCCGTATCTGCGTGCGGCCGAACTGCTCGGGTTGCCCGCGAGCCGTTGTCTGGCCATTGAGGATTCGGTCACCGGCACGGCGTCCGCCGAGGCCGCCGGGTGCCCCGTGCTGGTGGTGCCCAACGATATGGCCGTTCCTCACGGACCGCGTCGCAAGCACGTCGAATCGCTGAGCCGGCTCGACGTGGCCGATCTTCGGGCGATCCACGCCGAGCTGGACAGCGAGCAAGGTCAGCGCAGCGCCTGAGGCGTCAATCACCGGTACGGATTTCGCCCCTATCGGCAGGTCGACTGTGCGATTGTGATGTGGCACAGATCACGCGACGCTGCGAGAGGACGTGTCATGACGCACGGACCGGTAGGCGATTCCACGTCCGGCCTCGACTATGAGGAATCGGAACACAGCGGCAAGGTGGTGCGCATCGCGTCGGTGGCCGCACTCGGCGGCCTGCTGTTCGGCTATGACAGTGCCGTGATCAACGGCGCCGTCGCCGCCCTGCGCGACGAGTTCGGCATCGGCGATTACACCCTCGGCGTCGCGGTCGCCTCGGCGCTGCTGGGTGCCGCGGCGGGCGCGATGACGGCGGGCCGGTTGGCCGACCGCATCGGGCGTCTGTCGGTGATGAAACTGGCCGCCATCCTGTTCTTCATCAGCGCCATCGGCACGGCCTTGGCGCCCAACATCTGGCTGGTGGTGATCTTCCGCGTCATCGGCGGTATCGGCGTCGGCGTGGCGTCGGTGATCGCACCGGCCTACATCGCCGAGACCTCGCCACCGCGAATCCGGGGGCGGCTGGGGTCGTTGCAACAGTTGGCGATCGTCAGCGGCATCTTCATATCGCTGGCCATCGATGCGCTGTTGGCGCGACTGGCCGGGGGATCGCGGGAGGAACTGTGGCTCGGGTTGGCTGCGTGGCGCTGGATGTTCCTTGCGATGGCGTTGCCCGCGATCCTCTACGGCGCGCTGGCATTCACCATCCCGGAATCGCCGCGCTATCTCGTTGCCAAGTACCGGATTCCGGAAGCCCGCTCGGTTCTCACGATGCTGCTGGGCGAGAAGAACCTGGAAATCACCATCAGCCGTATCCAGGATTCGCTGAAATCCGACAAGCCGCCGTCATGGCGGGATCTGCGCAAGCCCGCGGGCGGTATCTACGGCATCGTCTGGGTGGGCCTCGGGCTGTCGATCTTCCAGCAGTTCGTCGGCATCAACGTGATCTTCTACTACTCGAACGTGCTGTGGGAGGCCGTCGGATTCGGTGAGAGCCAGGCGTTCGTCATCACGGTGATCACGTCGATCACCAACATCGTGACCACGCTGATCGCCATCGCACTCATCGACCGGATCGGCCGCAAACCGCTGCTCCTCATGGGTTCGGCGGGCATGGCGGTCACGCTGGGCACCATGGCGGTCATCTTCGGCACCGCGAGCCAGGTCGGCGGCAAGCCGGTGCTGGGCGACGTCGCCGGACCGGTGGCGCTGGTCGCCGCCAACCTGTTCGTCGTGGCATTCGGTATGTCGTGGGGCCCGGTCGTGTGGGTGTTGCTCGGTGAGATGTTCCCGAACCGCATCCGCGCCGCCGCGCTGGGGTTGGCCGCGGCCGGTCAGTGGGTGGCGAACTGGGTGATCACCGTGACGTTCCCGACGCTGAGCAGCATGCTCGGCGTGGCCTACGGCTTCTACGCCCTGTGCGCGGTGCTGTCGTTCGTGTTCGTGTCGCGGTGGGTCCAGGAGACCAAGGGCAAACATCTCGAGGACATGCAGAGCGAGATCCCGCACCACGAGCAGCATCCCACGCTGAATTCCTAGCGCGTGTCGTCGACGAAGTCCGACCAGCCGACGCTGGTCGCGACTTCCAGCGCGGGCTCCACCAGGGTGGCCGGGTCCATGCCGTTGTGGCTCATCCTGACCTCACAACCCGTCGCCACCACCCACACGGCCGCCGGATCCTTCTGGACCAGCGCGTAGGTGCCGGGGTCCCGGCACGGCACCTCGTAGGCGATGTCACCTGCCGTGGACCGCAACAGCGCGACCTCCTCGGCGACGTCGTCGACGGGATGCACGGAAATCGTCAGCGTCGCCGGTGCGGAGGTGCCCGGGCCCCAGGCCGCCGTCAAGGACGGGTACGGCGCGAGCGGGTTGGCCACCTGGTTGTTCCGCACCAGGCCATCGAGCGGCAGGTGCTTCGCCAGGATCGTGCTGATCGCTGCCACCCGTGCGGTGTATGTCGGCAGGGGATGGTCGGCTGGATCGCTCACCCCTCTATTGCACCCCAGGTTCGGGTTCCTACCGTGCACAAAAGTGGACTGTTTTCGGTGCCCGGCCGTGCACGGTCGGGGTGACCAGGGCCAACGCAGGATTACCGGCGGGCCATGAAACAATCCATGCCCGTGAAGACTTTCGACGGCCTGTTCGCTGAGCTCAGCGAGAAGGCACGCACCCGGCCCGAAGGTAGTGGCACCGTCGCGGCGTTGGACACCGGGGTGCATGGGCTCGGCAAGAAGATCCTCGAGGAAGCCGGCGAGGTGTGGCTGGCCGCCGAGCATGAGAGCGACGAGGCGCTGGCCGAGGAGGTCAGCCAGTTGCTGTACTGGACGCAGGTGCTGATGCTCGCCCGCGGCCTGACCCTCGACGACGTCTACCGGAAGCTGTGAGCATGCTGCGGGTCGCTGTTCCCAACAAAGGCGCGTTGAGCGAGTCGGCCGCCGAGATCCTGTCCGAGGCTGGATACCGGCGTCGGCGCGATCCCAAGGATCTGACGGTCGTCGACAACAACAACAACGTCGAGTTCTTCTTTTTGCGGCCGAAGGACATCGCCGTCTACGTCGGGTCCGGTCAGCTCGATCTCGGCATCACCGGGCGTGACCTGGCCGCGGATTCGGACGCACCGGTGCGTGAGCGGTTGTCGCTCGGTTTCGGAAATTCCACCTTTCGCTACGCCGCGCCTGCGGGCCGGGAGTGGACGACGGCGGACCTCGCGGGCAAGCGGATCGCCACGTCGTTTCCCAACCTGGTGCGCAAAGACCTGACGGCACAAGGAATCGATGCCACCGTGATCCGGCTCGACGGGGCGGTGGAGATCTCGATCCAGCTCGGTGTCGCCGACGTCATCGCCGACGTGGTGGGCTCGGGCCGCACGCTGGGGCTGCACGATCTGGTGGCCTTCGGTGCGCCGCTGTGTGATTCGGAGGCGGTGCTGATCGAACGTGACGGTGCCTCGGACGAGAACGCGGCCGCGCGGGACCAGCTGACCGCCCGAGTGCAGGGCGTGGTCTTCGGTCAGCAGTATCTGATGCTCGACTATGACTGCCCGCGTGCGGTTTTGGACGACGCCATGGCGGTCACCCCGGGGCTGGAATCGCCGACCATCGCGCCGCTGGCCGATCCAGAATGGGCGGCCGTGCGAGCCCTGGTCCCGCGCCGCGACGTCAACTCCATCATGGATGAGCTCGCGGCCATCGGCGCCAAGGCGATTCTCGCCTCTGACATCCGGTTCTGCCGCTTCTGATCATCCGGTGCCCGGACGCGCTGCGTGTTAGCGTCCGGGCATGACCCATTTCCTCGTTCTGCTGCTGGCGCTGCTCATCGGGGTGGTGGCCGGGCTGCGGGCGTTGACCCCGCCCGCCGTGGTGGCGTGGGCCGCGGCGTTGCACTGGATCAATCTGGACGGCACCTGGGCGCAGTGGTTGGCCCATCCCATCACCGTCACTGTGCTGACCATTCTTGCTGTGGTCGAGCTCATTACCGATCAGCTCCCCAAGACGCCCAGTCGTAAAACCCCGGTCCAGTTCCTCGCGAGGCTGATCGTCGGTGCGTTCGCCGGGGCGGTGATCGGCACGGCCTGGGGGTACACCTTCGGCGGACTCGGTGCCGGCATGATCGGTGCGGTGCTGGGAACGCTGGGCGGCTACGAGGCCCGGACCCGCCTGGTCGCCGCCACGGGCGGCCGCGATCTGCCGGTCGCCCTGGTGGAGGATGTCGTCGCGGTGGTGGGCGGCTTCGCGGTCGCGGCGCTCACCGCGGTGGTGTAGCCATGGCGGAGCCAGAGCGGTTCGACGCCATCATCGTTGGTGCCGGGCAGGCCGGCCCGTCGCTGGCCGGGCGCCTCACCACAGCAGGCAGCACCGTCGCCGTGATCGAACGCAAACTGGTGGGCGGTACGTGTGTGAACACCGGCTGTATTCCCACCAAGACCTTGGTGGCCAGCGCCCATGCCGCGCACCTGGCCCGCCGGGGCGCCGAATACGGGGTCAGCACAGGCGAAGTCACCGTCGACATGGTCAAGGTGAAGGCCCGCAAGGACGGCATCATCGGGGACGACCGGCACGGGGTGGAGGCCTGGTTGGAGGGCATGGACGGGGCGTCGCTCATCCGCGGCCACGCCCGGTTCGTCGATCCGCACACCATGGAGGTCGACGGTCGGCTGCTGCGTGCGGATCGGATCTTCCTCAACGTGGGCGGCCGCGCCGTGGCTCCCGATTTCCCGGGCCTGGCCGACATCGACTATCTGACCAATGTCGGGATCCTGGAACTGGATTCGGTGCCCGAGCACCTCGTGATCATCGGCGGCAGCTACATCGCTCTGGAGTTCGCTCAGATGTACCGCCGCTTCGGCGCGAGGGTCACCGTCGTCGAGCGGGGCCCGCGGCTGACCTCACGGGAGGACGAGGATATCTCGGCCGCGATCAAGGACATCCTCGAAGCCGAGGGCATCGACATCGTGCTCAATGCGACCGGCATCCGCTTTGCCAAGCGAGACAACGGTTTTGAGGTTGTCCCGGCCGACGGCGCGGCGCCGATCGCGGGAACGCACCTGCTGGTGGCGGTCGGCCGGGTGCCCAACACCGACGATCTCGGCCTGGAGAACGCCGGTGTGCAGACCGACAAGCGCGGTTACATCGTGGTGGACGACGAGTTGCGCACCAGCGTCGAGCACATCTGGGCCATGGGGGACTGTAACGGCAAGGGCGCGTTCACCCATACCTCCTACAACGACTACGAGATCGTGGCGGCCAATCTGCTCGACGACGATCCGCGCCGGGTCAGCGATCGCGTTCCCACTTATGCGCTGTTCATCGATCCGCCGCTGGGGCGGGCCGGGCTGACCGTCGACCAGGTGCGGGCGTCAGGACGAAAAGCGTTGGTGGCCAAGCGCCCGATGACCCGGGTGGGTCGCGCGGTGGAGAAGGGGGAGACGCAGGGCTTCATGAAAGTGGTGGTCGACGCCGAGACCGAGGAGATTCTCGGTGCGGCCGTTCTCGGCGTCGGTGGCGACGAGGTCATCCACAGCATCCTCGACGTCATGACCGCCAAGCTGCCCTACACCGCCATCTCCCGCACCATGCACATCCATCCGACGGTCAGTGAGCTGGTGCCGACGCTGCTGCAGGACTTGCAGCCGCTGGACTGAGGCTGCGGCCGATGTTCAATTGGCGGGTCACCAGTGCCACGCGCGCCCCGAGATGACGGCACGTGGCGACGTCGGCGGGGTGCACCTGATCGGGGTTGGCGTCCACGTTGGTCTGAGCGCCTGCCCCCAGGAAGAAGCCGAGCCGATTGAGATCGTTCTCGCTACTGAACGAGGTATTCCAGCCGGGTGCCAAACCCAGGTTCACCCAGTGCATCCGGTGCTGGGCGGCGAGGACCGCCAGTGAACTGAGCGTGTTCAGCTTGTCGCCGCTCTTGCCTCCGGAGTTCGTGAAGCCCGCCGCGACCTTGTCCCGCCAGGTGCCGTCGACGCAGCGCCGTCCGGTCTTCTCGGCGAACGCCTGGAACCCGGCCGACACGTTGCCCATATAGGTGGGGGTGCCGAAGATCATGGCGTCGACGTTGTCGAGGAGGTCCCACTGGGCCTCGGTGATGGTGTCGACCACGACGAGAGTGACGTCGGCTCCGGCGTCGACCGCACCGGCGGCCACCGCGTCGGCCAGGGTCGCGGTGTGCCCGAAACCCGAGTGGTAAACGACCGCCACGGTGGGCGCTGCGATATCGGAACCGTTGTGAGACATGACTATTCCCCTTCCCATTGCTGACCTAACGCCGCTGCCACTTCTTGATAGCGCT
It encodes the following:
- the metH gene encoding methionine synthase, with translation MNASGLNVPASDTLTPNVRPDCTEELTATLRSRIMVIDGAMGTAIQRDRPDEAGYRGERFKDWPSPVQGNNDLLNLTQPQIIEGIHREYLEAGADILETNTFNANAVSLSDYDMQELSYELNYAGAALARKACDEFSTNDKPRYVAGALGPTTRTASISPDVNDPGARNVSYDQLVAAYLEAANGLVDGGADILIVETIFDTLNAKAAVFAIETLFEDRGRRWPVILSGTITDASGRTLSGQVTEAFWNSIRHAKPLAVGLNCALGAPEMRPYIAEMSRIADTFVSCYPNAGLPNAFGEYDESPKRQAGYVADFAGAGLVNLVGGCCGTTPAHIAEIAKVVDGVPPREVPQIEIATRLAGLEPLNITEDSLFVNIGERTNITGSARFRNLIKAEDYDTALSVALQQVEVGAQVIDINMDEGMIDGVAAMDRFTKLIAAEPDISRVPVMIDSSKFEVIEAGLKNVQGKPIVNSISMKEGEEKFIREARLCRKYGAAVVVMAFDEQGQADNLQRRKEICGRAYRILTEEVGFPAEDVIFDPNCFALATGIEEHATYGIDFIQACAWIKENLPGVHISGGISNVSFSFRGNNPVREAIHSVFLFHAIKAGLDMGIVNAGALVPYDSIDPELRDRIEDVVLNRREDAAERLLEIAERFNSKGKSEDPQAAEWRGLPVRERITHALVKGIDAHVDEDTEELRAEIAAAGGRPIEVIEGPLMDGMNVVGDLFGSGKMFLPQVVKSARVMKKAVAYLLPYIEAEKQPGDAENTNGTIVMATVKGDVHDIGKNIVGVVLQCNNYTVIDLGVMVPAQKILDTAKEHNADIIGLSGLITPSLDEMVNFAVEMEREGMEIPLLIGGATTSRAHTAVKIAPRRSGPVVWVKDASRSVPVAAALLDDKQRPALLEATEKDYASLRERHAQKHERPMLTLEKARANRTPIEWGGYTPPVPAIGTGVRDFLDYDLAELREYIDWQPFFNAWEMKGKFPDILNNPATGETARKLYDDAQEMLDTLIKEKWLTANGVIGFFPANAVGDDIEVYTDETRSEVLTTLHNLRQQGEHREGIPNRSLGDFIAPKETGLRDYVGAFAVTAGLGSQDKIMEFKAALDDYSAILLESLADRLAEAFAERMHERVRKEFWGYQPDEQLDNDALIGEKYVGIRPAPGYPACPEHTEKETLWKLMDVHARTGIELTESMAMWPGAAVSGWYFSHPQSQYFVVGRLAQDQVADYAKRKGWTLPEAERWLSSNLGYNPED
- a CDS encoding HAD family hydrolase translates to MKAVLWDMDGTLVDSEKLWDVSMHALYARMGAVLTPEVRESTLGGSAETVMQIVYKDVGLDPDPAAMAESADWLHDYTGDLFEQGLPWRPGAQELLDALLTAGIPMALVTNTRRDLAERALKSIGNHYFSVTVCGDEVPTGKPSPDPYLRAAELLGLPASRCLAIEDSVTGTASAEAAGCPVLVVPNDMAVPHGPRRKHVESLSRLDVADLRAIHAELDSEQGQRSA
- a CDS encoding FAD-containing oxidoreductase; this translates as MAEPERFDAIIVGAGQAGPSLAGRLTTAGSTVAVIERKLVGGTCVNTGCIPTKTLVASAHAAHLARRGAEYGVSTGEVTVDMVKVKARKDGIIGDDRHGVEAWLEGMDGASLIRGHARFVDPHTMEVDGRLLRADRIFLNVGGRAVAPDFPGLADIDYLTNVGILELDSVPEHLVIIGGSYIALEFAQMYRRFGARVTVVERGPRLTSREDEDISAAIKDILEAEGIDIVLNATGIRFAKRDNGFEVVPADGAAPIAGTHLLVAVGRVPNTDDLGLENAGVQTDKRGYIVVDDELRTSVEHIWAMGDCNGKGAFTHTSYNDYEIVAANLLDDDPRRVSDRVPTYALFIDPPLGRAGLTVDQVRASGRKALVAKRPMTRVGRAVEKGETQGFMKVVVDAETEEILGAAVLGVGGDEVIHSILDVMTAKLPYTAISRTMHIHPTVSELVPTLLQDLQPLD
- a CDS encoding DUF4126 family protein, which encodes MTHFLVLLLALLIGVVAGLRALTPPAVVAWAAALHWINLDGTWAQWLAHPITVTVLTILAVVELITDQLPKTPSRKTPVQFLARLIVGAFAGAVIGTAWGYTFGGLGAGMIGAVLGTLGGYEARTRLVAATGGRDLPVALVEDVVAVVGGFAVAALTAVV
- a CDS encoding phosphoribosyl-ATP diphosphatase gives rise to the protein MKQSMPVKTFDGLFAELSEKARTRPEGSGTVAALDTGVHGLGKKILEEAGEVWLAAEHESDEALAEEVSQLLYWTQVLMLARGLTLDDVYRKL
- a CDS encoding sugar porter family MFS transporter; translation: MTHGPVGDSTSGLDYEESEHSGKVVRIASVAALGGLLFGYDSAVINGAVAALRDEFGIGDYTLGVAVASALLGAAAGAMTAGRLADRIGRLSVMKLAAILFFISAIGTALAPNIWLVVIFRVIGGIGVGVASVIAPAYIAETSPPRIRGRLGSLQQLAIVSGIFISLAIDALLARLAGGSREELWLGLAAWRWMFLAMALPAILYGALAFTIPESPRYLVAKYRIPEARSVLTMLLGEKNLEITISRIQDSLKSDKPPSWRDLRKPAGGIYGIVWVGLGLSIFQQFVGINVIFYYSNVLWEAVGFGESQAFVITVITSITNIVTTLIAIALIDRIGRKPLLLMGSAGMAVTLGTMAVIFGTASQVGGKPVLGDVAGPVALVAANLFVVAFGMSWGPVVWVLLGEMFPNRIRAAALGLAAAGQWVANWVITVTFPTLSSMLGVAYGFYALCAVLSFVFVSRWVQETKGKHLEDMQSEIPHHEQHPTLNS
- the hisG gene encoding ATP phosphoribosyltransferase — its product is MLRVAVPNKGALSESAAEILSEAGYRRRRDPKDLTVVDNNNNVEFFFLRPKDIAVYVGSGQLDLGITGRDLAADSDAPVRERLSLGFGNSTFRYAAPAGREWTTADLAGKRIATSFPNLVRKDLTAQGIDATVIRLDGAVEISIQLGVADVIADVVGSGRTLGLHDLVAFGAPLCDSEAVLIERDGASDENAAARDQLTARVQGVVFGQQYLMLDYDCPRAVLDDAMAVTPGLESPTIAPLADPEWAAVRALVPRRDVNSIMDELAAIGAKAILASDIRFCRF
- a CDS encoding flavodoxin family protein, whose amino-acid sequence is MSHNGSDIAAPTVAVVYHSGFGHTATLADAVAAGAVDAGADVTLVVVDTITEAQWDLLDNVDAMIFGTPTYMGNVSAGFQAFAEKTGRRCVDGTWRDKVAAGFTNSGGKSGDKLNTLSSLAVLAAQHRMHWVNLGLAPGWNTSFSSENDLNRLGFFLGAGAQTNVDANPDQVHPADVATCRHLGARVALVTRQLNIGRSLSPAAASPAAASAPAH